One window of the Pedobacter ginsengisoli genome contains the following:
- a CDS encoding cytidine deaminase: protein MDQKKFVVSYQTFKSLNELSASDQELCLQAEEALKSSYSPYSNFKVGAALKLSNEQIVTGSNQENVAYPSGLCAERVALFTVGATYPEAAVQAMAITAKSSNFVIQKPVTSCGACLQVMAEFEQKQKQEIEVLFYCMGGEIIKVKGIKNLLPFVFVEERLER from the coding sequence ATGGATCAGAAAAAATTTGTTGTTAGTTATCAAACTTTCAAGTCCTTAAATGAGCTTAGTGCGTCAGATCAGGAGTTATGTTTACAGGCCGAGGAGGCATTAAAATCTTCATATTCACCATATTCAAATTTTAAGGTAGGTGCTGCATTAAAGTTAAGCAATGAGCAAATTGTTACCGGCAGCAACCAGGAAAATGTGGCTTACCCTTCGGGACTTTGTGCCGAGCGTGTTGCTCTGTTTACTGTTGGGGCTACCTATCCGGAAGCTGCTGTTCAAGCCATGGCAATTACTGCAAAAAGCAGTAACTTTGTAATTCAAAAACCTGTTACTTCTTGTGGTGCATGTTTACAGGTAATGGCTGAATTTGAGCAGAAACAAAAGCAGGAGATTGAAGTGCTTTTTTACTGTATGGGAGGTGAAATAATAAAAGTAAAGGGGATTAAAAACTTATTGCCTTTTGTGTTTGTTGAAGAACGATTGGAGAGATAA
- a CDS encoding DNA gyrase/topoisomerase IV subunit A, with amino-acid sequence MSDEIENNINEESKHTVIPINGLYENWFLDYASYVILDRAVPHINDGLKPVQRRIMHSLKEMDDGRFNKAANVIGNTMKYHPHGDASIGDAMVQIGQKELLIDCQGNWGDPVTGDSAAAARYIEARLSKFANEVVFNPDTTAWQLSYDGRNNEPITLPVKFPLLLAQGAEGIAVGLATKVMPHNFLELIDASIESLKGNRPNILPDFFTGGMADFSAYNEGMRGGKIRVRAKITEKDKKTLVITEIPYSTTTGSVIDSVLSANDKGKIKIKKIEDNTAQNVEIVIHLAPGISPDVTIDALYAFTSCEVSISPNTCVIKDDKPQFLSVNDILIENSQNTKNLLKQELEIKLHELQERIFFSSLLKIFIQEGMYKNADYENSGNFETVVEVLNLLFEPFKPSLYREILPEDFKKLIDKPMSSITRFDVKKADDLMKALTDEIKVVKNHLRHLTDYTIAWFQKLRDKYGKGKERKTEIRLFDRVEASKVALANVKLYLNREDGFVGTGLRKDEFVADCSDIDEIIVFREDGKCIITKVADKTFVGKGILHAQVFKKGDERTIYNMIYKDGASGVSYIKRFAVVGVTRDKEYDLTKGSKGSKVLYFTANLNGEAEIVTVQLKPHTKLKKLQFDLDFAEIAIKGRGSQGNIVSKYPVKKILLKTKGVSTLSGLKIWYDDLLRRLNVDGRGKYLGEFDGDDKILQVHKEGWYELSTFELSNHFDADLILIQKFDPEKPFTVVQYEGKAKNYFIKRFVFESIAVGKKGSLISEENGSKFLYLTSNPEAVLTVDVLKGKTQIPETLEILLAEFIDVKGIKANGNRLTQHEVKNLSISNNEEPELVLESKNTASDTSSNEVLSDEDTIVETTEEAIIDGREEDLIETEESRIEEQEVAPFTKEEVIKEVEETPVQEVIEEKPKKTWGKPKAPEKELKEKGPAKDEAKPKPEVNEGQEVKKEAPAKEIKFEITNPNDIEIDDKGQLGLF; translated from the coding sequence ATGAGCGACGAAATAGAAAACAACATAAACGAAGAAAGTAAACATACTGTAATCCCTATCAATGGGCTTTATGAAAACTGGTTCCTCGATTATGCATCTTACGTAATTCTTGATCGCGCGGTTCCACACATCAATGATGGTTTAAAGCCGGTTCAGCGACGCATTATGCACTCTTTAAAAGAGATGGATGACGGGCGCTTTAATAAAGCCGCTAACGTTATTGGGAATACCATGAAATATCACCCACACGGTGATGCTTCTATTGGTGATGCGATGGTACAAATAGGGCAAAAGGAATTGCTGATAGATTGCCAGGGAAACTGGGGTGATCCGGTAACCGGGGATAGTGCTGCAGCAGCCCGTTACATTGAAGCACGTTTGTCTAAATTCGCAAACGAAGTAGTGTTTAATCCTGATACTACAGCCTGGCAATTGAGTTATGATGGTCGTAATAATGAACCGATTACATTGCCGGTTAAATTTCCGTTGCTTTTAGCTCAGGGAGCAGAGGGTATTGCAGTAGGTTTGGCTACGAAGGTTATGCCGCATAATTTTCTGGAACTTATTGATGCATCTATTGAATCATTAAAAGGAAACAGACCAAATATTCTTCCTGATTTCTTTACCGGCGGTATGGCCGATTTCTCTGCATATAACGAAGGTATGCGTGGAGGTAAAATCAGGGTGAGAGCAAAAATCACAGAAAAGGATAAGAAAACACTTGTAATAACTGAAATACCATACAGTACAACAACGGGTTCTGTAATAGATAGTGTATTGTCTGCTAATGATAAGGGCAAGATCAAGATTAAAAAAATTGAAGACAATACGGCACAAAATGTGGAGATTGTCATCCATCTTGCGCCTGGTATCTCACCTGATGTAACCATTGATGCTTTATATGCTTTTACTTCATGCGAAGTTTCAATTTCTCCAAATACTTGTGTTATTAAGGATGATAAACCTCAGTTTTTGAGTGTCAACGACATTCTTATTGAGAATAGCCAAAATACCAAGAATCTATTAAAGCAAGAGCTGGAAATTAAGTTGCATGAATTGCAGGAAAGAATATTCTTTAGCTCATTACTAAAGATATTTATTCAGGAGGGCATGTATAAGAATGCTGACTATGAGAATTCTGGTAATTTTGAAACAGTTGTTGAGGTATTGAATCTTTTGTTTGAGCCATTTAAACCCAGTCTGTACAGAGAGATACTTCCAGAAGACTTCAAAAAGCTTATTGATAAACCGATGAGTAGTATTACCCGCTTTGATGTTAAAAAGGCGGATGATCTGATGAAAGCTTTGACAGATGAGATCAAAGTTGTAAAAAATCACCTTAGGCATTTAACTGATTACACTATTGCCTGGTTCCAGAAACTTAGAGATAAGTATGGTAAGGGTAAAGAACGTAAAACGGAAATCCGCCTATTTGATAGGGTAGAGGCATCTAAAGTTGCTTTGGCAAACGTGAAACTATATCTGAACCGTGAAGATGGTTTTGTTGGTACTGGTTTACGTAAGGATGAATTTGTAGCTGATTGTTCTGATATTGATGAAATCATCGTATTCAGAGAAGATGGTAAATGCATTATCACTAAAGTAGCTGATAAAACCTTTGTTGGTAAAGGAATTCTTCATGCTCAGGTCTTTAAAAAAGGAGATGAGCGGACCATTTACAATATGATTTATAAAGATGGGGCAAGCGGGGTTTCATACATTAAGCGATTTGCAGTAGTAGGAGTGACCCGTGATAAGGAGTATGATCTAACCAAGGGAAGTAAGGGCTCTAAAGTATTATATTTTACGGCAAACCTTAATGGCGAAGCAGAAATAGTTACTGTACAATTAAAGCCACATACCAAGCTTAAAAAGCTTCAGTTTGATCTGGATTTTGCTGAAATAGCCATTAAAGGGCGGGGATCACAAGGGAATATTGTATCTAAATATCCCGTCAAAAAGATTCTTTTAAAAACAAAAGGAGTATCAACACTTTCTGGTCTTAAAATCTGGTATGATGATTTACTTAGAAGGCTTAATGTTGATGGGCGAGGTAAATACCTTGGCGAATTTGATGGCGACGATAAAATATTGCAGGTCCATAAAGAAGGATGGTACGAACTGAGTACTTTTGAATTGAGCAATCACTTTGATGCTGATCTGATCCTAATTCAGAAGTTTGATCCTGAAAAACCATTTACTGTTGTACAATACGAAGGGAAAGCTAAAAATTACTTCATCAAGAGATTTGTATTTGAATCAATTGCAGTGGGGAAAAAGGGTAGCCTGATTAGTGAAGAGAACGGTTCAAAATTCCTTTACCTGACCAGTAATCCTGAAGCGGTATTAACGGTTGATGTACTTAAAGGCAAAACACAAATTCCTGAAACTTTGGAAATTCTGTTGGCAGAGTTTATTGATGTAAAGGGAATAAAAGCCAATGGAAACAGGCTTACCCAGCATGAGGTAAAGAACCTGAGCATTTCTAATAATGAAGAACCCGAATTAGTTTTAGAAAGCAAGAATACTGCATCAGACACGTCTTCGAATGAAGTACTATCCGATGAAGATACTATTGTTGAGACAACGGAAGAAGCAATAATTGACGGGCGAGAAGAAGACCTCATAGAAACGGAAGAAAGCAGAATTGAAGAACAGGAGGTAGCCCCTTTTACAAAGGAGGAAGTAATAAAGGAAGTTGAAGAAACCCCTGTTCAGGAAGTAATTGAAGAAAAGCCCAAAAAGACCTGGGGAAAACCTAAAGCACCAGAAAAAGAGCTAAAGGAAAAAGGCCCAGCTAAAGATGAGGCTAAACCAAAGCCAGAGGTTAATGAAGGCCAGGAGGTGAAAAAAGAGGCCCCGGCAAAAGAAATTAAGTTTGAGATCACTAATCCTAATGATATAGAAATTGACGATAAGGGACAGTTAGGCCTATTTTAA